In Dasania marina DSM 21967, one genomic interval encodes:
- a CDS encoding transporter substrate-binding domain-containing protein: protein MNVRLLLITMIWVFAHVSFAQSVSIRTDEWFPMNGTPGQKPAGFLIDFAERTFDSVDYKLMSWQRAVEEVKNGSFDCVIGAFKEDAPGFVFPEESWGVNQTAVYVRSADSWSYQGVESLLARKVGIIKGYSYEDEIDALVKTRKDVFKALSGVDALEKNFKKLAAGRIDTLVESEPVANAKILQMGLSGKIKRVGHTNLPQPMYIACSPAKASSKKLVKRVDTVIRELRASGELEKIMNQYGLTDWK from the coding sequence ATGAATGTGCGTTTATTATTGATAACTATGATATGGGTTTTCGCCCATGTCAGTTTTGCTCAGTCTGTGAGCATACGTACAGATGAGTGGTTTCCCATGAACGGCACGCCAGGGCAAAAACCTGCCGGCTTTCTTATAGACTTTGCTGAGCGCACCTTTGATAGTGTTGATTACAAGCTAATGTCTTGGCAGCGCGCGGTAGAAGAGGTTAAAAATGGCAGTTTTGATTGCGTGATAGGTGCTTTTAAAGAAGATGCGCCAGGCTTTGTGTTTCCCGAAGAGAGCTGGGGCGTCAATCAAACAGCTGTGTATGTCAGGTCTGCGGATAGCTGGAGCTACCAAGGTGTGGAGTCATTGCTAGCTAGAAAAGTGGGGATTATCAAAGGTTATTCCTATGAAGATGAAATTGATGCCCTAGTAAAAACCCGCAAAGATGTGTTTAAGGCGCTTTCTGGTGTCGATGCGCTGGAGAAAAACTTTAAAAAATTAGCAGCGGGTCGTATAGATACTTTGGTAGAAAGTGAGCCGGTAGCCAATGCCAAAATATTGCAAATGGGGTTAAGCGGCAAAATTAAACGGGTAGGTCATACTAACTTACCCCAGCCTATGTATATCGCTTGTTCGCCTGCTAAAGCAAGTTCTAAAAAGCTGGTTAAGCGGGTAGATACTGTGATTAGAGAGCTGAGAGCCAGCGGCGAGTTAGAAAAAATCATGAACCAATACGGGTTAACAGATTGGAAATAA
- a CDS encoding class GN sortase — translation MNRRRWVGVLLLLVAIGLFVDSLWITAKAYVAQGLIAHAWQQSLHSNAPQKPWPWADTWPVGRLQVPSLGVDLYVLQGAQGNALAFGPGYLEGTAPLNSGGSTVLAGHRDTHFNFLQHLHKGDVLLLSNSQGKQQRYVVSQHDVVNSQQQSLQLPQGPTLLLVTCYPFQSFSSGPLRYVLTATAI, via the coding sequence ATGAATAGGCGCAGATGGGTGGGCGTGCTGTTATTGCTAGTGGCTATAGGCTTATTCGTCGATAGCTTGTGGATAACGGCCAAGGCCTACGTGGCGCAGGGCTTGATTGCCCATGCTTGGCAGCAAAGCTTACATAGCAACGCACCACAAAAGCCCTGGCCCTGGGCCGACACCTGGCCGGTGGGGCGCTTGCAAGTGCCCAGCCTAGGGGTGGATTTATATGTATTACAGGGCGCGCAGGGTAATGCGCTGGCCTTTGGCCCCGGTTACTTAGAGGGCACGGCCCCGTTAAACAGTGGCGGCAGCACGGTATTGGCGGGTCATAGAGATACCCATTTCAACTTCTTACAGCATTTACATAAGGGTGATGTCTTGCTGCTTAGCAATAGCCAGGGCAAGCAGCAGCGCTATGTGGTGAGTCAACATGACGTGGTCAATAGCCAGCAGCAAAGCTTGCAGTTGCCACAAGGCCCCACCTTGCTGCTGGTGACCTGCTATCCCTTTCAATCCTTCAGCAGCGGTCCATTGCGCTATGTGCTGACAGCAACCGCCATCTAA